A window of Microbacterium lushaniae genomic DNA:
TGGACCGCCTCGACCGCCGCAAGACGTTCATCATCGGGTTCTCGCTCACCACCGTCAGCCATCTGCTGATCGGCATCGCCTCGATGACGCTGCAGGTGGGGAACCCCATCCGCCCGTTCGTGATCCTGTTCCTGGTCGTCGTGTTCGTCGGCTCGATGCAGACCTTCCTGAACGTCGCGGTGTGGGTGTACCTGTCGGAGATCTTCCCGCTGCACATGCGCGGCCTCGGCATGGGCGTCTCGGTGTTCATGCTGTGGGTCACCAACGGGTTCCTGTCGCTGTACTTCCTCTCCCTCGTGGATGCGGTGGGCATCACCGGCACCTTCTTCCTGTTCGCCGTGGTCGGCGCGCTCGCCCTCCTGTTCGTGTGGCGGTTCATCCCCGAGACCCGCGGGCGCACGCTCGAGGCCCTCGAGGAGGACGTCACGACCGGTGCCATCTACACGGTCAAGAGTCGCGTCCGCACCTGACCCGCGGGCAGGACAGCGAACCGCCCGCACCCCTCGGGGTGCGGGCGGTTCTGCCGTCGCCGCCGCTCAGGCGGTGTCGAACGTCGTGGTGCCGGTGACGGCGGGCACCTCGACCCAGGCGCCGTGCCGCGCGCTGGCCAGGGCGGCGTCGGCGACCTCGGCGGCGGCCCACCCGTCGGCGGCCGAGGGCGCGAGCTGGCGCCCCTCGGCGATCGAACGCAGGAACAGCGACGCCTCGATCGTCTTGAGGTCGTCGAAGCCCATGCTCGTGCCCGGTCCCGGCTGGAAGCGCGCGAACTCGCCGTATCCGGGGTGGGCCATGATCGTGCGGTAGCCGGCGCGGTCATCGGCCAGGCGCAGCTCGTTGAGCCGCTGGAAGTCCCACCGGAGCGCCCCCTTCGTGCCGTAGACCTCCACGACGTACTCGGCGTGCGGGCCCACCGCGACGCGGCTGGATTCGAAGACGCCGATCGCCCCGGAGTCGAACCGGCCGATGACAGCGGCGTAATCCTCGTTCTCGACCGGGCCCACCGGCCCGCCGGCGGCGCCGCGGGAGAAGTGGCCGGCCGCGCCGGCGGAGGGGAGGGGCCGTTCGGCGATGAAGGTCCCCTGTGCGGCGGTCACGCTCGCGATCCGCCCGACGAGGAACTGCGCGAGGTCGATGCCGTGCGACAGCAGGTCTCCCACGACGCCCGACCCCGCCCGCTCCTGCAGGAACCGCCACGTCAGCGCTCCGCCCGGATCGGCGGAGTAGTCGGCGAGGAAGCTCGCCCGCACGTTCGTGATGACGCCCAGTGCCCCGGATCTGACGAGCCGGCGCGCCTCGGCGATCGCCGGGACGTGGCGGTAGTTGAACCCCACCGACGTCACGACACCGGCGGATGCGGCGGCCTCGGCGATCTCGCGCGATTCCGCGGCGCTCCGGCCCATCGGCTTCTCGATCCAGAACGGCTTGCCCGCCCGCGCTGCCGCCACGGCGATCTCGCGGTGGAGGAAGTTGGGCGAGCAGATCGACACGGCGTCGATCCCGGGGTCGGCGAGCAGGTCGCGGTAATCCACGACGGCCTGCTCGTACCCGAGCGCCTCGACGGCGTGGCGCCGGCCGCCCTCGTCGGGATCGGCGGCCGTGCGCAGCACCGCGCGCACGGGCAGCTCGGGGAAGTGGTGCGCGGTCGCGAGGTACGCGCGCGAGTGGAGGCGCCCCATCCAGCCGACGGAGATGAGACCGATGTTCAGGTTCCGGGTCATCGGACGAGGGCGTCCTGCAGTGCGGTATCCGCTGCCTTCAGGACCTCGGCGGCTTCGCGCACTCCCTCGACGCGGCCGAGGGAGACGTCTTCGTGCTCGATGTTGACGAACATGTCGGGATCGATCTCGTGCAGGGCGCGCAGGAACTGCGTCCAGTACGCGACGTCGTGTCCGCGGCCGAGCGCGACGAAATCCCACGCGGATTCGGCCGGCCACTCGTTGGCCCACTCGTCGCCGCCGAGGTTCGTGCGCGCCTCGTCGGGGGACAGGCGCCGGAAGGAGTTGTCGAGCACACCGTTCAGCTGCGCCCACTGCGGGTTGATGCGCACATCCTTCGCGGCGGCGTGCAGCACGAGCGGGCCGAGGTGGCGCGCGACGGCGACGGGGTCCATCTGCTGCCAGAACAGGTGCGACGCGTCGAGTTCGACACCGAGGTGGGTGGCGCCGGTGAGGTCGATGAGCTTGTGCACGTCGGCGGCGTTGAACACGAGGTTCTGCGGGTGCAGCTCGAGGGCGACCTTGACGTCGTGATCG
This region includes:
- a CDS encoding sugar phosphate isomerase/epimerase family protein — translated: MRLGLYNAILHDRTLPEALEVIAGAGLTGIELNTGGFLPAVHVPTFDDILVSDAARDDILAVFEGTGVEIAGLNANGNPLHPTTAIGQKHAEDVRRSIRLAERLGQHRVVTMSGLPGGEPGATRVNWVVNAWNSAALDILDHQWDVAAPFWREMDRFAADHDVKVALELHPQNLVFNAADVHKLIDLTGATHLGVELDASHLFWQQMDPVAVARHLGPLVLHAAAKDVRINPQWAQLNGVLDNSFRRLSPDEARTNLGGDEWANEWPAESAWDFVALGRGHDVAYWTQFLRALHEIDPDMFVNIEHEDVSLGRVEGVREAAEVLKAADTALQDALVR
- a CDS encoding Gfo/Idh/MocA family protein — protein: MTRNLNIGLISVGWMGRLHSRAYLATAHHFPELPVRAVLRTAADPDEGGRRHAVEALGYEQAVVDYRDLLADPGIDAVSICSPNFLHREIAVAAARAGKPFWIEKPMGRSAAESREIAEAAASAGVVTSVGFNYRHVPAIAEARRLVRSGALGVITNVRASFLADYSADPGGALTWRFLQERAGSGVVGDLLSHGIDLAQFLVGRIASVTAAQGTFIAERPLPSAGAAGHFSRGAAGGPVGPVENEDYAAVIGRFDSGAIGVFESSRVAVGPHAEYVVEVYGTKGALRWDFQRLNELRLADDRAGYRTIMAHPGYGEFARFQPGPGTSMGFDDLKTIEASLFLRSIAEGRQLAPSAADGWAAAEVADAALASARHGAWVEVPAVTGTTTFDTA